The following is a genomic window from Spirochaeta cellobiosiphila DSM 17781.
ACAGGAATAATGATATTTAAATCCGCCTATAATCGTTGGATCTTTGAGGAAGAGGACACTGAATTATCAAAGCTAATCCAAGAGGCTTTTGATGAACTAAACTATATCCTTCTAAAGAAACATACTTCGTCCCATTAGTGATAAAGAGAGCAGTGCAACAACATCCTATTTTTCAGGCCTTATAAGCACTCCTTAAGTCTTGCCTCCATAATGCATATATACAACTCTGACCTTCAGAACTTTAGGGATAGTACTCTTGAAGTAAGAAACTAAGATAATAGCCTTTATAGGTTTTCTCCTTCTCCCTGTTTTTCTTGAGACTTCTAAGAATGTGGAAACAGTCCTTAACATAAAGATTGATTGATATGGATGGATATAAAAAGAACATGATATCCTGATGATGAACTTTTTAGTTTTTCTTCTCTTTACTTTATTTAGTTGTACAACCAAGCTCTTCTTATAACCGTACGATAAATGATTTGGCTGAATTCAGGTGAGAGCTTAAGAGTCAGACACATATTTACCAGCCTCAAAGAATGTATCTGAAGAGAACAGATATATAATTTAAGTATATCATCCAATACACCTAAAGCCAGTGATCATTTATCTCCTTCGTTTAGCTTGGCTATTTTTCCTTGAGACAAAGAAATGACTAACATAGAGGAGGCAATAAAGAATTTAAATTCTCAAATATTGAGTCCTGATAATATTAATTATAGAAAAGTAAAGGTAATAGGCGATATCAAAAATCTACCAGCTTTTGAGGAGTTTTTATCTGAGTTCGAAGGCTCTAAGAATTACTCATTAATTTTTATGCAGGATGACGATTCCTAGGATGTCTTATGAGACTTTATTCCTACAATTACTTTATTCGCCTCAAGGATGGTCCTGATATTAAAATTTCGACTCAAGTTCAAGTAGGTCTCCCTCTAGAAATAAAGGATCAAGAAACAGGAGGTAAAGGAGTATTACGATCGTACAATAAAATTAAATGATTCAGGAATTCTGACTATGCAAGACAAGAACTGGACAAGCTGATGTAGTTCAAATAAGATATATCACTAATTTGTTAATATTAAAAAATATGGATTAAAGTAAATTAAATTACTATAATACCTCCGAATTAAATTATAAAACAAAAAGGATGTTTAAATGAAGAGAATCTTAATTTCTTTATTCTTGGTGTCACTATCTGTGACTGCTTTTACACAAGAAGCAACTAATGAAACTTCAGTCCCATTGGAAAAAATCGAAAGACAAGGTTTTGGTTATGTTCAGGGAGATACAAAAATTAAAACTTGGGGGCAGATTAGAGATATCTACAAAGCTGATGGTGTAGACACAGCTGTAAAAAAACTTAATGCAAGTCAGTTCAAAATATATTTTTCCTTTGTACCTGCAATTGCTGGAGGATTAATTATCTCTGTGCCATTACTTCAACTTATAAACAATGAAGATCCCAATCTCCTTTTTGCTGGCGTAGGAATTGGTAGTTTTGCAGGGGCTCTCTTTTTAACTATTAGCGGTCAACACGACAGAGATGAATCCATCAGAATATATAATGAATATGTTGATAAGAAGAATAGTGAAGTAGCTATAAACTGGGCTCCCATTGTCACTCCCAACAAAGTAGGATTGTTGGTCTCCTTTAGCTATTAAAAGAAATATTTTTGTGGAGTCAGTTTATTTGGCTCCGCAAGCTGAATAAAGATAAACTAATAATTAACTAGTCACATTAATACCTTTTTTATAACACTATACTAAGAAAATAGCATCTCTATATTTGTTGTATAAAGGATATACGATTCCATTGCTATTCACTGTTTTTGTATGTCAAATAAATCTTCATTCCCATCATCCATTAAAGATATGATAATACTATTTTGAATATTCAAAATAAAATGCTTGATTATTGAATTATTGTTTATTACTATTTTGAATATTCAAAGTTAACGGGGGGAATTGATGAAAAAATATATATTAATAGCTTTAGTAGTCTTATCTATTATCGCTTGTAATAAAGAAACCGCTTCAAAAAATAAAGTTTATGGTGAGAGTAATAAAATGGATGTAGTCGCAACCATTGGAATGATAGGGGATGTAGCCCAGAATATAGGTGGTGAACGGGTTTCTGTGTATTCTATGATGGGCCCAGGTGTTGATCCCCATTTATATAAAGCAAAAGCTGGTGATGTAGCACGACTAAGTGATGCTGATCTAATATTGTATAATGGTATTCATCTGGAAGCTAAAATGGGTGATATTCTGGAAAAGCTTTCACAGACCCAAAATATTACTATGGTTTCCCATGTTATACCCGAGGATAGTCTTATAACAGTGGAACAAGCCCATGATCCTCATATCTGGTTTGATGTATCTAACTGGATTGCTGTGGCTGGTGCCATTAAGGACGCTCTTATCAGTACAGATCCTGCAGGTATAGACGTTTACCAATCACATTACGATACCTATGTGAAAGAGTTACAGGACCTGGATAATTATGTAAAGAAGCAGGCACATACCATTCCTCAAGATCAGAGGGTTCTTATAACAGCCCATGATGCGTTTAATTATTTTGGCAGAGCCTACGGATTTGAAGTACGTGGTTTACAGGGAATTAGTACTGTAGATGAAGCGGGTACTGGTGATGTGAGAAATCTGGCCGATTTCATAGCTGATAAAAAAATTGGCGCTCTCTTTGTTGAATCTTCCGTGTCTCCTAAGAGTATAAAAGCCCTTCAGGCTGCTGTCATTAATAGAGGTTGGAATGTGACTATCGGCGGAGAGCTATTCTCAGATGCTATGGGAGATTCTGGAAGTTTTAAAGGTACTTATATCGGTATGGTCACTCATAACATTGATACCATTGTTTCTGGTTTAAAAGGGGAGGACAAGTGATTACTACAAAGGAAAATGCAATAGTTGCGGAGGATGTAACTATTGCCTATCAGGATAAACCTGTCGTATGGGATGTTGATCTGAAAGTCCCTCAGGGTATTATGATGGCTATAATTGGTCCTAATGGTGCGGGAAAATCCACTTTACTAAAGGGACTTCTCGGACTCATTCCATTAACTGCTGGGAAGGTAAGTGTTTTTGGTGAATCCTATATAAAACAGCGTAAAAAAGTAGGTTATGTTCCTCAGCGTACAGCAGTAGACTGGGATTTTCCTACAACGGTTATTGATGTTGTTCTTATGGGGACTTATGGAAGGCTAGGTTGGTTTAAAAAGCCGGGACGTGATGAATACTATCAAGCTACAGAAGCTTTGGAAAAAGTAGGTATGAGGGATTATTCCCATCGTCAAATAAGCCAGCTATCAGGAGGACAACAACAGCGTGTCTTTTTGGCGAGAGCTTTAACTCAGGAGGCTGAGGTTTATCTGATGGATGAACCTTTTCAAGGTGTGGATGCTGCTACTGAAAGAGCCATCATTCTTCTCTTAAAAGAGCTAAAAGATCAAGGTAAGACCGTCGTTGCTGTTCATCATGACTTACAAACCGTTCCTGAATATTTTGATTGGGTTACCTTATTGAATGTGAGGCGAATGGCAGGAGGTCCCGTAGAAGAGGTTTTTACCCAAGATAATCTACGGAGAACTTACGGTGGGCGTTTATCCTTTTTAGAGGATAATAATATTAGGAACTAATATGTTGGAGTTACTTCAGGATTTTACTTTACAGACAGTAGCCTCTGGTGCTGCCTTACTTGGTTTATTATCAGGAGCTTTAGGATCCTTTGCTCTCTTACGTAAACAGAGTTTGCTAGGGGATTCTATCTCCCATGCAGCCCTTCCGGGAATTGTTTTGGCCTTTATTATAACCGGGAGTAAAAGCTCCCTTGTTCTCTTGTTAGGAGCGGCTTTTGCTGGCTGGATAGGTACGTGGCTTATCTTATCCATTATTAGAAATACCCGTCTTACCAGTGATGGGGCTCAGGGGGTAATCCTTAGTGTCTTTTTTGGGATTGGTTTATTATTACTGACCTATGTTCAGTCTCAACCCAATGCCGCTCAAGCCGGATTGGATAAATATCTCTTTGGACAAGCTGCTGCTTTATTACCAGAAGATGTCCTGTCATCAGGTATATTAAGCATTTTATCATTACTGATATTATTTTTCTTATGGAAAGAGATCAAACTCATGACTTTTGATCCTGTATATGGGGAAAGTCTTGGGTTTTCTTCGAAAGTCACTGATTTTGTTATCACCGGATTAATCGTGATTGCCATTGTAACGGGCTTGCAAACTGTGGGAGTTATCCTAATGAGCTCCATGTTAATTGCACCTGCTGCTGCGGCTAGACAATGGACCGATCGATTGGGAGTTATGGTTATTCTCTCGAGTCTATTTGGAAGTGTAGCTGGTGTAGCAGGAGCGATCCTATCCAGTATTATTCCTAACCTTCCTACAGGTCCAACAATTGTATTGTGTTTGACTTTTCTCGTATGTGTTTCTCTGTTTCTGGCCCCGAATCGGGGGATTCTATCGCAGATGATTAAGCGTTTTAATAACCGTTATGCTTTTTCCTTACAGAAGCTTCTTATGGAATTGTATTATCTGGAAAAAGATCATGATGAAGTTCCTGCTGGTCATGATAAGAAAACCATATCTCTGATCCGTGAACGAAAAGGAAGCATCACTGTTGCTTTAAACACTTTGCTCTCACGGGGGCTGGTGGAAAGAACCAGAGATGGCCTGTGGCGTCTAACCGATAGAGGTCGTAAGGAGGCTGTAAGTCTCAATGGAGGAGCTTCCCATGATATTTGAAATCCTTTTTGTTGCTGTACTTGTATCCATGGCATGTGCCATCCCAGGTGTTTTTCTTGTGCTTCGTAAGATGTCTCTAATGAGTGATGCCATTAGTCATGCTGTACTTCCAGGGATTGTTTTAGGATTTTTATTGACCCATTCCCTCTCATCTCCCTTACTTTTTATAGGAGCTGTTTTCACAGGGATTTTGACTGTCTTCCTGTCAGAATTATTAGTGAAAACCTCATTGGTCAAGGAAGATGCGGCTATTGGACTAGTATTTCCAGTCTTATTCA
Proteins encoded in this region:
- a CDS encoding metal ABC transporter ATP-binding protein encodes the protein MITTKENAIVAEDVTIAYQDKPVVWDVDLKVPQGIMMAIIGPNGAGKSTLLKGLLGLIPLTAGKVSVFGESYIKQRKKVGYVPQRTAVDWDFPTTVIDVVLMGTYGRLGWFKKPGRDEYYQATEALEKVGMRDYSHRQISQLSGGQQQRVFLARALTQEAEVYLMDEPFQGVDAATERAIILLLKELKDQGKTVVAVHHDLQTVPEYFDWVTLLNVRRMAGGPVEEVFTQDNLRRTYGGRLSFLEDNNIRN
- a CDS encoding iron chelate uptake ABC transporter family permease subunit, which encodes MLELLQDFTLQTVASGAALLGLLSGALGSFALLRKQSLLGDSISHAALPGIVLAFIITGSKSSLVLLLGAAFAGWIGTWLILSIIRNTRLTSDGAQGVILSVFFGIGLLLLTYVQSQPNAAQAGLDKYLFGQAAALLPEDVLSSGILSILSLLILFFLWKEIKLMTFDPVYGESLGFSSKVTDFVITGLIVIAIVTGLQTVGVILMSSMLIAPAAAARQWTDRLGVMVILSSLFGSVAGVAGAILSSIIPNLPTGPTIVLCLTFLVCVSLFLAPNRGILSQMIKRFNNRYAFSLQKLLMELYYLEKDHDEVPAGHDKKTISLIRERKGSITVALNTLLSRGLVERTRDGLWRLTDRGRKEAVSLNGGASHDI
- a CDS encoding metal ABC transporter solute-binding protein, Zn/Mn family, yielding MKKYILIALVVLSIIACNKETASKNKVYGESNKMDVVATIGMIGDVAQNIGGERVSVYSMMGPGVDPHLYKAKAGDVARLSDADLILYNGIHLEAKMGDILEKLSQTQNITMVSHVIPEDSLITVEQAHDPHIWFDVSNWIAVAGAIKDALISTDPAGIDVYQSHYDTYVKELQDLDNYVKKQAHTIPQDQRVLITAHDAFNYFGRAYGFEVRGLQGISTVDEAGTGDVRNLADFIADKKIGALFVESSVSPKSIKALQAAVINRGWNVTIGGELFSDAMGDSGSFKGTYIGMVTHNIDTIVSGLKGEDK